From a region of the Etheostoma cragini isolate CJK2018 chromosome 22, CSU_Ecrag_1.0, whole genome shotgun sequence genome:
- the eef1e1 gene encoding eukaryotic translation elongation factor 1 epsilon-1 yields the protein MALRELSSLEKYLGLKKPNKYSTQGYKKIPVLQNNNGPPLVGLVTIAFHLATEAKRPNLLGACAESRAVVQQWLEYRVTKLDGCTKEDAKTILKDLNLYLQDKVYMAGNQFTLADAFMYYGIHPLIVDLAIQDKEQYVNVTRWFDHIQHYPGIRHHLPPVVVPRNRLYTSKHH from the exons aTGGCGCTACGGGAGCTATCATCGCTGGAGAAATATTTAGGATTGAAAAAGCCGAACAAGTACAGTACACAGGGGTATAAAAAG ATCCCTGTGCTACAGAATAATAATGGTCCTCCACTGGTAGGGCTGGTGACTATCGCCTTTCACCTGGCGACAGAAGCCAAGCGCCCAAACCTGTTGGGAGCCTGTGCGGAGAGCAGGGCTGTGGTGCAGCAGTGGCTGGAGTACAGAGTCACCAAGCTGGACGGATGCACAAAGGAAGACGCCAAGACCATCCTGAAG GACCTCAACCTCTACCTGCAGGACAAGGTCTACATGGCTGGCAACCAGTTCACCTTAGCTGACGCTTTCATGTACTATGGAATCCATCCACTCATA gTGGACTTGGCCATCCAGGACAAGGAGCAGTATGTGAATGTGACGCGATGGTTCGACCACATTCAGCACTACCCCGGCATCCGACACCACCTCCCTCCCGTAGTTGTGCCCAGGAACAGACTTTACACCAGCAAACACCACTGA